AATAGGTGGCCCAGAAGTTCACGATGAGGATGCGGCCGCGCAGCGCCGCCAGGCTCTGCGTCGCGCCCGAAAGATCGCTCAGCGCCAGGTCGACGACCTTGCCCGCCACGTCGCCGACGCTTCGCGCCGCCACGCTTGCCTTGACCAGGTCGAGCGAGTCGACGTGCACGACCTTCTCCTGGCCCTTGCCGGAGACCTCTCCGGTGATGCGGACGTGATTTCCGATCATCGACAGCCAGTCCTTGCCCGGAAGACGGTACGCGCGCGGCTCGAGACGGTACAACGCGAAGCCGTCGCCTTCCCGAACGGCCAGCAACGTTGCGTCCCCACCCGCCACACACGCGGCGGCCTTGGACAGGTCCTCGGCGGTTCCGAACTCGACCCGACCGCGGTCGGCCTCGGCCCAGCAGTCCTCGCAGCACACCACCTGCCCCTCCAGGGTCTGCGCCGCAGGGGCGGGCGTGGCCATGAGAGAGGCGAAGATCAACAACCCGGAGAGAATGCGCTTCATGTCGCCATGGTGTCCCGAAAAAGCGGAGAAGTCAGGTCCGTCAGTGGACACGGGCGCGTGCGCGAGACAGGAAAAGCCATGCGAGCCGACAA
The sequence above is drawn from the Candidatus Limnocylindrales bacterium genome and encodes:
- a CDS encoding TlpA disulfide reductase family protein → MKRILSGLLIFASLMATPAPAAQTLEGQVVCCEDCWAEADRGRVEFGTAEDLSKAAACVAGGDATLLAVREGDGFALYRLEPRAYRLPGKDWLSMIGNHVRITGEVSGKGQEKVVHVDSLDLVKASVAARSVGDVAGKVVDLALSDLSGATQSLAALRGRILIVNFWATYCAPCRTEMPDLVAVQNRYAALGVQVIGAAADTGDSRQAVLQFVRETGINFPVWLGATTADMQRFGLVGALPATVIIGKDGSVVQVIPGVVDRSRLEAQIDAMLAQADASSGDRSERHRASHGPAAHSSEVSSVPS